A section of the Bacillus pumilus genome encodes:
- the nadB gene encoding L-aspartate oxidase has translation MVSSIKKIIVVGSGIAALSFAKTISASCEVIMMTKKQFSSSNSMLAQGGIAAAFSAQDSVDQHVQDTLAAGCDHNDERVVQEIVSLGKHMVKQLVEEGCPFDQTENGMPQLGKEGAHTTHRILHAGGDQTGKTLVQYLKNQLGSHIHLCEYHHVIDLLVHEGICIGVVWKDEKGHVHTMTADAVVLSTGGCGSLFETNTNDPSVTGDGLIMAYRAGAQLVDLEFVQFHPTLLTIAGKAVGLVSEAVRGEGAYLEDETGRRIMKGIHPQGDLAPRDIVSRAIFHEQQFGHDLYLNISEIPHFSVRFPAIAAMCERAGVDMASGRLPVSPGMHFLMGGICVNEYGETTVPSLFAIGEAACTGLHGANRLASNSLLEGLVLGNKAARRIEQFPKRKKTIPSSTIQESWSVPEISEKQLSQWMMTYAAIVRDEDGLKTLLQSLLQVPYQQINVKDITNGQIELSNQCTLAICLVRSALLRTESRGGHYRVDYPNRNDALWRGMQIVHEKGHIHIMKNERIGAKWNVYS, from the coding sequence ATGGTGTCATCAATTAAAAAAATCATTGTGGTGGGATCAGGCATTGCAGCACTTTCCTTTGCAAAGACCATTTCAGCAAGCTGTGAAGTCATCATGATGACAAAAAAACAATTTTCCTCTAGTAATTCCATGCTTGCACAAGGAGGAATCGCTGCGGCCTTTTCTGCACAGGATTCTGTTGATCAGCATGTACAAGACACATTAGCTGCCGGCTGTGATCACAACGATGAGAGGGTGGTACAAGAGATCGTCAGTCTTGGAAAACATATGGTGAAGCAGCTCGTAGAAGAAGGCTGCCCATTTGATCAAACAGAGAATGGCATGCCGCAATTAGGTAAAGAAGGGGCACATACGACTCATCGCATTTTGCATGCAGGAGGAGACCAAACTGGCAAAACCCTCGTGCAGTATTTAAAAAATCAGCTTGGCTCACATATTCATTTATGTGAATATCACCATGTCATTGATCTACTCGTTCATGAAGGAATCTGCATAGGAGTGGTCTGGAAAGACGAGAAAGGACACGTACATACCATGACCGCAGATGCTGTGGTTTTATCCACGGGCGGCTGCGGCTCGCTATTTGAAACGAACACAAATGACCCTTCTGTAACAGGAGATGGGCTGATAATGGCTTATCGAGCCGGGGCACAATTAGTTGACCTCGAATTTGTTCAATTCCATCCCACTCTCTTGACGATCGCTGGAAAAGCAGTCGGTCTCGTGTCAGAGGCTGTCCGAGGAGAAGGAGCCTATTTAGAAGATGAAACAGGCAGGAGGATCATGAAAGGCATTCACCCACAAGGTGATTTAGCGCCTAGAGATATCGTCTCTAGAGCTATCTTTCATGAGCAGCAATTTGGTCATGATCTGTATCTCAATATCAGCGAAATTCCACATTTCTCAGTTCGTTTTCCAGCCATTGCTGCAATGTGTGAGCGGGCTGGTGTCGATATGGCAAGCGGCAGGCTCCCAGTTTCCCCAGGTATGCATTTTTTAATGGGGGGAATCTGCGTGAATGAATATGGAGAAACGACAGTTCCATCTCTTTTCGCTATCGGAGAAGCTGCTTGTACAGGCTTACATGGAGCGAACCGATTGGCGAGTAATTCTCTCTTGGAAGGTCTCGTTTTAGGAAACAAAGCGGCACGGAGAATTGAACAATTCCCTAAAAGGAAAAAAACAATCCCCTCTTCCACAATCCAAGAAAGTTGGTCCGTGCCAGAGATTTCAGAGAAACAGTTGAGCCAATGGATGATGACATATGCCGCAATTGTAAGAGACGAAGATGGGCTAAAGACCTTGCTTCAATCATTACTGCAAGTCCCTTATCAGCAAATAAATGTGAAAGATATCACAAATGGACAAATCGAATTAAGCAATCAATGCACATTAGCGATTTGTCTTGTGAGATCTGCCTTACTTCGAACAGAAAGCAGAGGAGGTCATTATCGAGTGGATTATCCAAATCGGAATGATGCATTATGGCGTGGCATGCAAATTGTCCATGAAAAAGGCCACATTCATATAATGAAAAATGAAAGGATCGGTGCCAAATGGAACGTTTACAGTTAA
- the safA gene encoding SafA/ExsA family spore coat assembly protein: MKIHIVQKGDSLWKISKKYGVDFQELKKLNSQLSNPDLIMPGMKIKIPSSGVPVKTDHQKAKEMPKPKEHPYVKEKPKDVVQVQDTKPKEKPNEPVPYVPPVPKIEQPVFPQVDVNYYQTNLYQPFTPPPKKEHHEKKDHVHEKKDHVHDKKDHKDHVHYENKEHKDHKDHKDHFHHENKGHLKDEVAKGYDPFIHIPHQKEEGKDMEHSNYPNLPNFPQMPNVGGAAVGGMAENKEHHHHHQHHDAYDPYYGYGHYMPAMYPYPQQMVPASPILPGSGLCYPVQPYYHHHMMPYPYPAQPYYPAYQAPAYYGEHYEHHANDGHHWHHHMHPNANANANVNANVNQGFYPNVSNEAYGKEDCGCDDGMKQHQPWPGHYPNPVPYGQMGAYPAQPYMQPYPGQSVFARPEEDEEE, encoded by the coding sequence TTGAAAATTCATATTGTGCAAAAAGGAGACTCCCTTTGGAAAATTTCAAAGAAATACGGAGTCGACTTTCAAGAATTGAAAAAACTAAATTCACAGCTCAGTAATCCAGATTTGATCATGCCGGGTATGAAGATCAAGATTCCATCTAGTGGTGTTCCTGTAAAAACAGATCATCAGAAAGCAAAAGAAATGCCAAAGCCGAAAGAACATCCGTATGTGAAAGAAAAGCCAAAAGATGTCGTGCAAGTGCAAGATACGAAACCGAAAGAAAAGCCAAATGAACCTGTCCCTTATGTACCGCCAGTGCCAAAAATCGAGCAGCCAGTTTTTCCGCAAGTTGATGTGAACTATTATCAGACCAATCTCTACCAGCCATTCACGCCTCCTCCCAAAAAAGAACATCATGAGAAAAAAGATCACGTTCATGAAAAGAAAGATCATGTTCATGACAAAAAGGATCATAAAGATCATGTTCACTATGAGAACAAGGAGCATAAAGATCACAAGGACCACAAGGACCATTTCCATCATGAAAATAAAGGTCATTTAAAAGATGAAGTGGCAAAGGGATATGATCCATTTATTCATATTCCGCATCAAAAGGAGGAGGGCAAAGATATGGAGCACAGCAATTACCCAAACCTTCCTAATTTCCCGCAAATGCCGAATGTAGGAGGCGCAGCGGTAGGGGGAATGGCTGAGAATAAGGAGCATCATCACCATCACCAGCATCATGACGCATATGATCCTTATTATGGTTATGGTCATTACATGCCAGCGATGTATCCATATCCGCAGCAAATGGTACCAGCGTCGCCAATTTTACCAGGATCAGGTCTTTGCTACCCTGTCCAGCCGTATTATCACCATCACATGATGCCATATCCATACCCAGCGCAGCCATATTATCCTGCGTATCAAGCGCCAGCTTATTACGGAGAACATTATGAACATCATGCAAATGATGGGCATCACTGGCACCACCATATGCATCCGAATGCCAATGCAAACGCCAATGTCAATGCGAACGTGAATCAAGGCTTTTATCCAAATGTTTCAAATGAAGCTTATGGCAAGGAAGACTGCGGATGTGATGATGGCATGAAGCAGCATCAACCGTGGCCAGGACATTACCCGAATCCTGTACCTTATGGCCAAATGGGAGCTTATCCAGCGCAGCCTTATATGCAGCCATATCCAGGTCAATCTGTTTTTGCAAGACCAGAGGAAGACGAAGAAGAGTAA
- the nadC gene encoding carboxylating nicotinate-nucleotide diphosphorylase, with translation MERLQLKQMLTHFFAEDIGFGDVSADGIFGEKKGTAYIIAKQSGVLAGSQVIDIGYRLLNEQIQTELFFKEGEWVHSGAVLAKIKGPVSDLLKGERVILNVLQRMTGIATLTHEAVQRLADPSITICDTRKTTPGLRMLEKYAVKTGGGKNHRFGLSDGVMIKDNHIAACGSMREAVEKARAYAGHMVKIEVEIESETQLKEAIDAKADVIMFDNCSPDDVKRFKQMTPETILTEASGGITLETLPSYRGTGVDLISLGFLTHSAPAFDFSMNMEFSHKGGATHVTA, from the coding sequence ATGGAACGTTTACAGTTAAAACAAATGCTGACGCATTTTTTCGCAGAGGATATTGGTTTTGGAGATGTATCAGCTGATGGCATTTTTGGAGAAAAGAAAGGAACAGCCTATATCATCGCAAAACAATCGGGTGTATTGGCAGGTTCTCAAGTCATTGACATAGGATACCGCCTGCTGAATGAACAGATTCAGACTGAGTTGTTTTTTAAAGAAGGTGAATGGGTTCATTCAGGGGCAGTTTTAGCGAAAATAAAAGGACCAGTCAGCGACTTATTAAAAGGAGAACGGGTCATTTTAAATGTCTTGCAGCGCATGACAGGTATCGCCACTTTAACACATGAAGCAGTACAGCGATTAGCGGACCCGTCGATTACGATTTGTGATACGAGAAAAACGACGCCTGGCTTGCGTATGTTAGAGAAATACGCTGTGAAGACAGGAGGGGGAAAAAATCATCGCTTCGGCTTATCAGATGGGGTGATGATTAAAGACAATCATATTGCCGCATGTGGCTCCATGCGTGAAGCTGTAGAGAAAGCAAGGGCATATGCCGGTCATATGGTGAAAATTGAAGTGGAAATTGAATCAGAAACGCAGCTAAAGGAAGCCATTGATGCAAAGGCCGATGTCATCATGTTTGACAACTGCTCTCCAGACGATGTAAAACGTTTTAAACAAATGACGCCGGAGACAATTCTGACCGAGGCTTCAGGAGGCATCACGCTAGAGACATTGCCAAGTTACAGAGGGACAGGTGTTGACCTTATTTCGCTTGGTTTTCTGACACACTCTGCTCCAGCATTTGATTTTAGTATGAATATGGAATTTAGTCATAAAGGGGGAGCCACTCATGTCACTGCTTGA
- the obgE gene encoding GTPase ObgE yields the protein MFVDQVKVYVKGGDGGNGMVAFRREKYVPKGGPAGGDGGNGADVVFEVDEGLRTLMDFRYKRHFKADRGEHGMSKNQHGRNAEEMIVKVPPGTVVTDAETEQVLADLTEHGQRAVIAKGGRGGRGNSRFATPANPAPQLSENGEPGKERDVILELKVLADVGLVGFPSVGKSTLLSIVSAAKPKIADYHFTTLVPNLGVVETDDNRSFVMADLPGLIEGAHEGVGLGHQFLRHIERTRVIVHVIDMSALEGRDPYEDYVTINEELEQYNMRLTERPQIIVANKMDMPDAADNLAAFKEKLTDDYKVFPISAITREGLRELLFEIANQLETTPEFPLYNEEELSDNRVMYRFDEGDAPFEITRDPDGTFVITGKALERLFKMTDFSRDESVKRFSRQLRGMGVDDALRERGAQDGDIIRLLEFEFEFID from the coding sequence ATGTTTGTAGATCAGGTTAAAGTGTATGTTAAAGGCGGTGACGGCGGAAACGGTATGGTGGCGTTTCGTCGTGAAAAATATGTGCCAAAAGGCGGACCGGCTGGCGGCGACGGTGGAAATGGTGCAGATGTGGTATTTGAAGTAGACGAAGGACTCAGAACATTGATGGACTTTCGTTACAAACGCCATTTTAAGGCGGATCGCGGCGAGCACGGAATGAGTAAAAACCAGCATGGCCGAAATGCGGAAGAAATGATTGTCAAAGTTCCGCCCGGTACGGTTGTGACGGATGCAGAGACAGAACAAGTACTTGCAGACTTAACCGAGCATGGGCAGCGGGCAGTCATTGCAAAAGGCGGCCGAGGCGGCCGAGGAAATTCACGTTTCGCAACACCGGCAAACCCTGCACCACAGCTTTCTGAAAATGGCGAGCCAGGTAAAGAACGTGACGTCATCTTAGAATTAAAAGTACTTGCAGATGTTGGACTTGTAGGTTTCCCAAGTGTCGGGAAGTCGACGCTGCTATCCATTGTCTCTGCTGCGAAACCGAAAATTGCGGATTATCATTTTACAACGCTTGTGCCGAACCTAGGGGTTGTCGAAACAGATGATAACCGAAGCTTCGTCATGGCGGATCTGCCAGGACTGATCGAAGGCGCGCATGAAGGCGTTGGCTTAGGTCATCAATTTTTACGTCACATTGAGCGGACACGTGTCATTGTTCATGTCATTGATATGTCAGCACTTGAAGGACGTGACCCGTACGAAGATTATGTGACCATTAACGAAGAGCTTGAGCAATACAATATGAGATTGACTGAGCGTCCACAAATCATTGTAGCGAACAAAATGGACATGCCAGATGCAGCTGACAATCTAGCGGCATTTAAAGAAAAATTAACGGATGATTATAAAGTGTTCCCTATTAGTGCGATCACAAGAGAAGGGCTTCGTGAGCTTTTATTTGAAATCGCCAATCAGCTTGAAACAACTCCCGAATTCCCGCTTTATAATGAAGAGGAACTGTCTGATAACCGCGTGATGTACAGGTTTGATGAGGGAGATGCACCATTTGAGATCACAAGAGATCCTGACGGTACATTTGTCATTACGGGTAAAGCACTTGAGCGACTGTTTAAGATGACAGATTTCTCAAGAGATGAGTCCGTGAAACGATTCTCTAGACAATTGCGCGGAATGGGTGTCGATGATGCCTTGCGTGAGCGTGGTGCACAAGATGGCGACATCATTCGTCTGCTTGAATTTGAATTTGAATTTATTGATTGA
- the pheA gene encoding prephenate dehydratase: MKQLTVGYFGPEATFTHLAVCSCFPADAVQRAYATIPQCMDAVSKGEVDLAVVPLENALEGSVNLTIDYLIHEEALSIVGEMTAPIRQHLLVHPSKAESWETLDVIQSHPHAIAQCHQFLKKQYPDIPHRPVESTGYAAKYISEHPEEAAGAIANEIAAQTYGLTIAKKDIHDYPHNHTRFVILHKDPKASFPMNAGFSSKPKTTIVVSLPKDDQSGALHRVLSAFSWRNLNLSKIESRPTKTGLGHYLFIIDIEKEMDDVLVPGAIQELEAIGCEVKLLGSYQTYELTNEK; this comes from the coding sequence ATGAAGCAATTAACTGTAGGTTATTTTGGACCAGAGGCAACATTTACTCATTTGGCCGTATGCTCTTGCTTTCCAGCAGATGCAGTGCAGCGTGCCTATGCAACGATTCCGCAATGTATGGATGCTGTGTCAAAAGGCGAAGTCGATTTGGCGGTCGTTCCACTTGAAAATGCACTCGAAGGATCTGTGAACTTAACGATTGATTATTTAATTCATGAAGAAGCGCTATCTATTGTTGGAGAAATGACAGCACCGATTCGTCAGCATTTGCTTGTTCACCCTTCAAAAGCGGAAAGCTGGGAGACATTAGATGTGATCCAATCACATCCGCACGCGATTGCCCAGTGTCATCAATTTCTGAAAAAGCAGTACCCGGATATTCCGCACCGTCCAGTTGAATCAACTGGTTATGCAGCGAAATATATTAGTGAGCATCCAGAGGAGGCTGCTGGGGCGATTGCCAATGAAATTGCCGCACAAACGTATGGTTTAACGATTGCAAAAAAAGACATCCATGATTATCCACACAATCATACACGCTTTGTTATTTTACATAAAGACCCTAAAGCATCATTCCCAATGAATGCTGGGTTCTCATCGAAGCCAAAAACGACTATTGTCGTCAGTCTGCCAAAGGATGACCAATCAGGTGCATTACACCGTGTGTTATCTGCTTTTTCTTGGCGAAATCTCAACTTGTCAAAAATTGAATCTCGCCCAACAAAAACGGGTCTTGGACACTATTTATTTATTATAGATATAGAAAAAGAAATGGATGATGTCCTTGTCCCTGGCGCCATTCAGGAATTAGAAGCAATTGGCTGTGAAGTCAAATTGCTCGGCAGCTACCAAACATATGAACTAACGAATGAGAAATAG
- the rpmA gene encoding 50S ribosomal protein L27, which yields MLRLDLQFFASKKGVGSTKNGRDSESKRLGAKRADGQFVTGGSILYRQRGTKIYPGENVGRGGDDTLFAKIDGTVKFERFGRDRKKVSVYPAAQ from the coding sequence ATGCTTAGATTAGATCTTCAATTTTTCGCATCTAAAAAAGGGGTAGGTTCTACAAAGAACGGACGTGACTCTGAGTCTAAACGTTTAGGCGCTAAACGTGCTGATGGTCAATTCGTAACTGGTGGTTCTATCCTTTATCGTCAACGTGGAACGAAAATCTATCCAGGTGAAAACGTTGGGCGCGGAGGCGACGACACTCTTTTCGCTAAAATCGACGGAACAGTTAAATTCGAACGTTTCGGTCGTGACCGTAAAAAAGTGAGCGTATATCCTGCGGCACAATAA
- a CDS encoding IscS subfamily cysteine desulfurase — MVYLDYAASTPVSEEALHVFQQLSKDCYGNASSLHDAGGRANDILTYSRQSIAAILEGEPGGIYFTSGGTESNLLAIQSMANGLPADRQHVITTSVEHPSVQHAVKSLERLGTKVSIIEPNQDGIITEDILKDALLPETGLVSIQHANSETGIIQPLAELAPILKERHILFHTDAVQTFGKIRVSIKELGVDAISISSHKVYAPKGAGAVYMGAHVPWKSLYSGTVQENGFRPGTVNVPCIGAFAAASEQLMLKLDEQKRQNEQLRDYFLQQLKMRKLPVRTLHNGNRRMLPHIIGCFFEGFEGQYVMLACNRHGICISTGSACASGYHHPSPAVKALHVSDRDALQFIRLSFGSKSSKEDIDQLLHTFEQLQKEQKGA; from the coding sequence TTGGTTTATTTAGATTACGCAGCTTCTACACCTGTTTCAGAGGAGGCACTGCATGTTTTTCAGCAGCTAAGTAAAGATTGCTACGGGAATGCAAGCAGTCTTCATGATGCAGGTGGAAGAGCAAATGACATACTGACTTACAGCAGACAATCAATCGCTGCCATTCTTGAGGGCGAACCAGGCGGCATCTACTTTACAAGCGGCGGAACGGAATCCAATCTTCTTGCGATTCAATCAATGGCAAATGGTCTGCCAGCAGACAGGCAGCATGTCATCACAACTTCTGTAGAGCATCCTTCTGTTCAGCATGCAGTTAAGAGCCTAGAGCGTCTTGGCACGAAGGTTTCGATCATTGAACCGAATCAAGATGGAATCATCACCGAGGACATTCTCAAAGATGCATTATTGCCTGAAACAGGATTAGTCTCTATTCAGCATGCTAATTCAGAAACAGGGATTATCCAGCCGCTCGCTGAATTAGCCCCCATTTTAAAAGAAAGGCACATTCTTTTTCATACAGATGCCGTGCAAACATTTGGAAAGATTCGTGTGTCCATCAAGGAGCTGGGGGTTGATGCGATATCCATCTCTAGTCATAAAGTGTATGCTCCTAAGGGCGCGGGCGCTGTCTATATGGGTGCTCATGTTCCTTGGAAGTCTTTATATTCAGGAACAGTTCAGGAAAATGGCTTCCGCCCTGGAACAGTGAACGTTCCATGCATCGGTGCTTTTGCTGCTGCGAGCGAACAATTGATGCTTAAGCTAGATGAGCAAAAGCGGCAAAATGAACAGCTTCGTGATTATTTTCTTCAGCAATTGAAAATGAGAAAGCTTCCTGTTCGTACTCTTCACAATGGCAATCGCCGTATGCTGCCTCATATTATTGGTTGTTTTTTTGAAGGGTTTGAAGGACAATATGTAATGTTAGCATGTAACCGGCACGGGATTTGTATATCGACTGGAAGCGCATGTGCTTCTGGTTATCATCATCCTTCCCCTGCTGTGAAGGCATTGCACGTATCAGATCGTGATGCTCTTCAATTCATTCGACTATCATTTGGATCGAAGTCATCAAAAGAAGACATCGATCAGCTTTTGCATACATTTGAACAATTGCAAAAGGAGCAGAAAGGAGCATAA
- a CDS encoding sporulation initiation phosphotransferase B yields the protein MEEISSKQNEKLTHVALTNELIYLLSRSRHDWMNKLQLIKGNLTLEKYDRVFEIIEEMVIEAQHESKLSNLKIPQLAYYFLTFNWESHFITLEYEVLGETRDLSAYESQLLTVSQELFSIFDQSVCQKTENHLTVTFQTDHEENDVVLYFDFKGKLTSLDALNAFHDANYPCMSVVQFHVTSHESMIELCLRQE from the coding sequence ATGGAAGAGATATCAAGTAAACAAAACGAAAAATTAACTCACGTTGCATTAACAAATGAATTGATCTATCTGCTCAGTCGTTCAAGACATGACTGGATGAATAAATTGCAGCTGATCAAGGGCAACTTGACATTAGAAAAATATGACCGTGTGTTTGAAATTATAGAAGAAATGGTCATTGAAGCACAGCATGAATCCAAACTCTCAAATTTAAAAATTCCCCAATTGGCCTATTACTTTCTAACATTTAATTGGGAGTCGCATTTTATCACCCTAGAATATGAAGTGCTTGGTGAAACCCGAGACTTATCAGCATATGAATCGCAGCTGCTAACGGTATCACAGGAGTTGTTTTCGATATTCGATCAATCAGTTTGCCAAAAAACTGAAAATCATTTAACGGTCACGTTCCAAACAGATCATGAAGAGAATGATGTGGTCTTATATTTTGATTTCAAAGGAAAATTAACAAGTTTGGATGCGTTAAATGCGTTTCATGACGCAAACTATCCATGTATGAGTGTAGTTCAATTTCATGTGACAAGTCATGAGTCCATGATTGAGCTTTGTTTGAGGCAAGAATGA
- a CDS encoding ACT domain-containing protein, translated as MKEETFYLVREDVLPDAMRKTLEVKKLLDRKKADSVADAVQQADLSRSAFYKYRDAVFPFYTMVKEQIITLFFHLEDRSGALSRLLQIVADSGCNVLSIHQTIPLQGRANVTLSISTAGMADDINTVMNQLRKLEFVEKVEILGSGA; from the coding sequence GTGAAAGAAGAAACGTTCTATTTAGTAAGAGAGGATGTCCTTCCAGATGCGATGCGAAAAACGCTTGAAGTCAAAAAGCTTCTCGATCGCAAAAAAGCGGATTCAGTTGCCGATGCTGTTCAACAAGCGGATTTAAGCCGCAGTGCTTTTTATAAATACAGAGATGCTGTTTTTCCATTTTATACGATGGTGAAAGAGCAGATCATCACATTGTTTTTCCACCTTGAGGATCGGTCTGGGGCTCTGTCAAGACTACTTCAAATTGTGGCTGACTCTGGCTGTAATGTGTTATCCATTCACCAAACGATTCCGCTGCAGGGAAGAGCGAATGTCACCCTATCCATTAGCACGGCTGGAATGGCAGATGATATCAATACAGTCATGAATCAATTAAGAAAACTTGAATTTGTCGAAAAAGTTGAAATTCTAGGTTCTGGGGCGTAA
- a CDS encoding transcription repressor NadR → MEQERKLIGEERRNAILEWLKETDTPLTGSFLAKKAAVSRQVIVQDISLLKAKNEPIIATSQGYVYMASQHAPEREIEQIIACKHDPVRTEEELTLIVDFGVTVKDVMIEHPVYGELTASIRVSTRKQVADFVHHISNTGASYLSELTDGVHLHTLTSYSQKQLDQAIQALDDAGFLIKD, encoded by the coding sequence GTGGAACAAGAGAGGAAACTCATTGGCGAAGAGAGAAGAAACGCCATTTTAGAGTGGCTGAAGGAAACAGATACACCGCTCACCGGAAGCTTTTTGGCTAAAAAGGCGGCTGTCTCTCGACAAGTCATTGTACAAGATATCTCACTATTGAAAGCAAAAAACGAACCCATTATTGCCACAAGTCAAGGCTATGTGTATATGGCATCTCAGCATGCGCCAGAAAGAGAGATTGAACAAATCATCGCCTGCAAGCATGATCCTGTTCGAACAGAAGAGGAACTGACTTTAATTGTAGATTTTGGGGTGACGGTAAAAGATGTCATGATAGAGCACCCTGTTTACGGTGAACTAACGGCCTCAATTCGTGTTAGCACCCGCAAGCAAGTAGCTGATTTCGTTCATCACATTTCTAACACGGGCGCCTCCTACTTGTCAGAACTAACAGATGGCGTGCATTTACATACACTTACTTCTTACAGTCAAAAGCAGCTTGACCAAGCCATCCAAGCGCTCGATGATGCTGGCTTTTTAATTAAAGACTAA
- a CDS encoding ribosomal-processing cysteine protease Prp yields the protein MIKATITRSKADESITSFQMTGHAEFAEKGQDLVCAGVSAVVFGSVNSIIALTGLDPLLDIGEEGGYFSFEMPVDTDPVSFEKAQLLLEGMVVSLETIERDYHDYVRISTKK from the coding sequence ATGATCAAAGCAACCATTACTCGGTCGAAAGCAGATGAAAGCATTACGTCTTTTCAGATGACTGGACATGCCGAGTTTGCTGAAAAAGGTCAGGATCTCGTTTGTGCAGGAGTATCTGCTGTTGTTTTCGGCTCAGTCAATTCAATTATTGCACTGACAGGATTGGACCCTCTGCTTGATATTGGCGAGGAAGGCGGCTATTTCTCTTTTGAAATGCCGGTTGATACAGATCCAGTATCCTTTGAAAAAGCCCAGCTGCTTTTAGAAGGTATGGTCGTTTCCTTAGAAACAATTGAACGAGATTATCACGATTATGTGAGAATATCTACAAAAAAATAG
- the nadA gene encoding quinolinate synthase NadA, with protein sequence MSLLDVLANQHAAMMPEEYKHRSVDEMEQRVVDIKRAFGSKLFIPGHHYQKDEVIQFADATGDSLQLAQIAADNKEAEYIVFCGVHFMAETADMLSKKNQKVLLPDMRAGCSMADMANMKQTDRAWEQLTDLFGETILPLTYVNSTADIKAFVGKHGGATVTSSNAKKMLEWALTQKERILFLPDQHLGRNTAFDLGISLEEMAVWDQIEERLITDQPLSRIKMILWKGHCSVHEKFTVRNIEETRKRDRDIQILVHPECTHEVVTASDLAGSTKFIIDTIKEAPAGSKWAIGTEMNLVKRIINQHPDKQIESLNPDMCPCLTMNRIDLPHLLWSLESIEKGDPVGFIQVNEDTTKDALLALNKMLIIK encoded by the coding sequence ATGTCACTGCTTGATGTACTGGCAAACCAACATGCAGCCATGATGCCAGAAGAATATAAACACCGCTCTGTTGATGAGATGGAGCAGCGTGTGGTAGACATTAAACGTGCCTTTGGATCAAAACTTTTTATACCAGGGCATCATTATCAAAAGGACGAAGTCATCCAATTCGCAGATGCAACAGGAGATTCATTGCAGCTCGCACAAATAGCTGCAGACAACAAGGAAGCGGAGTACATTGTGTTCTGCGGTGTTCACTTCATGGCTGAAACGGCAGATATGCTGTCAAAAAAGAATCAAAAAGTTCTTTTGCCAGATATGAGAGCAGGCTGTTCAATGGCAGATATGGCGAACATGAAACAAACGGATCGAGCATGGGAGCAGCTCACTGATCTGTTTGGGGAGACAATTCTTCCACTTACGTATGTCAACTCAACAGCTGATATTAAAGCATTTGTCGGAAAGCATGGTGGGGCCACTGTGACATCATCAAACGCAAAAAAAATGCTGGAGTGGGCGCTCACACAAAAAGAACGGATTCTGTTTCTCCCTGATCAGCATTTGGGGCGTAATACAGCCTTTGATTTAGGCATTTCACTTGAAGAAATGGCTGTGTGGGATCAAATAGAAGAAAGGCTTATCACCGACCAGCCACTTTCCCGCATTAAGATGATTTTATGGAAAGGCCACTGCTCTGTCCATGAGAAATTTACGGTGCGGAATATTGAAGAAACGAGAAAAAGAGACCGTGACATTCAAATTCTTGTCCATCCAGAGTGCACGCATGAAGTCGTCACGGCTTCTGATCTTGCCGGTTCCACGAAATTTATTATTGATACAATCAAAGAAGCACCAGCAGGAAGCAAGTGGGCGATTGGAACAGAGATGAATTTGGTCAAGCGGATCATCAATCAGCATCCAGATAAACAAATCGAATCCCTCAATCCGGATATGTGTCCATGTTTGACGATGAATCGGATCGATCTCCCTCATTTGTTATGGTCACTTGAGAGCATTGAAAAAGGTGATCCGGTCGGTTTCATTCAAGTCAATGAAGACACGACAAAAGATGCTTTACTCGCACTGAATAAAATGCTCATCATTAAATAA